A section of the Lynx canadensis isolate LIC74 chromosome A1, mLynCan4.pri.v2, whole genome shotgun sequence genome encodes:
- the TSC22D1 gene encoding LOW QUALITY PROTEIN: TSC22 domain family protein 1 (The sequence of the model RefSeq protein was modified relative to this genomic sequence to represent the inferred CDS: inserted 1 base in 1 codon) — protein MHQPPESTAAAAAAAADISARKMAHPAMFPRRGSGSGSASALNAAGTGVGSSATSSEDFPPPSLLQPPPPAASSTSGPQPPPPQSLNLLSQAQLQAQPLAPGGTQMKKKSGFQITSVTPAQISASISSNNSIAEDTESYDDLDESHTEDLSSSEILDVSLSRATDLGEPERSSSEETLNNFQEAETPGAVSPNQPHLPQPHLPHLPQQNVVINGNAHPHHLHHHHHIHHGHHLHHGHHHPSHAGVASTSIPGGPPSSPVSRKLSAAGSSDSVLAAAPTSAVSSXGSPASVMTNIRAPSTTGSIGISSVTGTNTMSNVTITAVGSFNPSVTSSILGNANINASNIPSAATVSVGPGVSSSVNVNILSGMGNGTISSPAVVNSAPSAAAGMTAGSLSGQQQPPTVNTSRFRVVKLDSTSEPFKKGRWTCTEFYEKENAVPAAEGVAINKVVETVKQNPTEVTSERESTSGSSVSSSVSTLSHYTESVGSGEMGAPTVVVQQQQQPALQGMALPQMDFSSTGPQSISAVSIPQSISQSQITQVQLQSQELSYPQKQGLQPVPLQATISAATGIQPSPVSVVGVTSALGQQPSISSLAQPQLPYSQTVPPVQAPLPGAPPQQLQYGQQQPTVSTQMVPGHGKSVAQNPEYVQQQPILQTAVSSGQPSSAGVGAGATAIPTAQPQSIQLPVQPSAIQAQPAGASGQPVGQAQTAVSVVPTGSQIANIGQQANIPTAVQQPSTQVTPSVIQQGAPPSSQIVPPAQTAIIHQGVQTSASSLPQQLVIAPQSTLLTVPPQPQGVESVAQVVSQPLPAVSPLPSASSISVTSQVSSTGPSGMPSAPTNLVPPQNIAQTPATQNGNLVQSVSQPPLIASNINLPLAQQIPLSSTQFTAQSLAQAIGSQIEDARRPAEPSLVGLPQTISGDSGGMSAVSDGSSSSLAAPASLFPLKVLPLTTPLVDGEDESSSGASVVAIDNKIEQAMDLVKSHLMYAVREEVEVLKEQIKELIEKNSQLEQENTLLKTLASPEQLAQFQAQLQTGSPPATTQPQGTTQPPAQPASQGSGPTA, from the exons ATGCACCAGCCGCCTGAGTCCACCgccgcggcggccgcggccgCTGCAGACATTAGTGCTAGGAAGATGGCGCACCCGGCAATGTTCCCTAGAAGGGGCAGCGGTAGTGGCAGCGCCTCTGCTCTCAATGCAGCAGGTACCGGCGTTGGTAGTAGTGCCACATCTTCCGAGGATTTTCCGCCTCCGTCGCTGCTCCAGCCGCCACCTCCTGCAGCATCTTCTACGTCGGGACCACAGCCTCCGCCTCCACAAAGCCTGAACCTCCTCTCTCAGGCTCAGCTGCAGGCACAGCCTCTTGCGCCAGGCGGaactcaaatgaaaaagaaaagtggctTCCAGATAACTAGCGTTACCCCGGCTCAGATCTCCGCCAGCATCAGCTCTAACAACAGTATCGCAGAGGACACCGAGAGCTATGATGACCTGGATGAGTCTCACACGGAAGATCTGTCTTCTTCCGAGATCCTTGATGTGTCACTTTCCAGGGCTACTGACTTAGGGGAGCCTGAACGCAGCTCCTCAGAAGAGACTCTGAATAACTTCCAGGAAGCTGAGACACCTGGGGCAGTCTCTCCCAACCAGCCCCACCTTCCGCAGCCTCATTTGCCTCACCTTCCACAACAGAACGTTGTGATCAATGGGAATGCTCATCCACACCacctccatcaccaccatcacatCCATCATGGGCACCACCTACACCATGGGCACCACCATCCATCCCATGCTGGTGTGGCCAGTACATCCATTCCTGGAGGGCCACCCTCCAGTCCAGTATCCAGAAAACTCTCTGCAGCTGGAAGCTCTGACAGTGTTCTAGCAGCGGCCCCAACTTCTGCTGTATCAT GTGGCTCACCTGCATCTGTAATGACTAATATCCGTGCTCCAAGTACTACTGGCAGTATAGGTATAAGTTCTGTTACTGGCACTAATACAATGAGTAATGTCACCATTACTGCCGTGGGTAGTTTTAATCCTAGTGTGACAAGCAGCATACTTGGTAATGCTAATATAAATGCAAGCAATATTCCTAGTGCTGCTACTGTGAGTGTTGGGCCTGGAGTTAGCAGCAGTGTTAATGTGAATATCTTGAGTGGCATGGGCAATGGTACTATATCTTCCCCCGCTGTTGTTAACAGTGCCCCCAGTGCAGCTGCAGGGATGACTGCGGGGTCCCTTTCAGGTCAGCAGCAGCCACCAACAGTTAACACGTCAAGGTTCAGAGTTGTGAAGTTAGATTCTACTTCTGAACCCTTTAAAAAAGGCAGATGGACTTGCACCGAgttctatgaaaaagaaaatgctgtacCTGCTGCAGAAGGTGTGGCGATAAATAAAGTGGTGGAAACTGTAAAACAGAACCCGACAGAAGTGACTTCGGAGAGGGAGAGCACTAGTGGGAGTTCAGTGAGCAGTAGTGTCAGCACACTGAGTCACTACACGGAGAGTGTGGGAAGCGGAGAGATGGGAGCCCCTACTGTGGTggtgcagcagcagcagcaaccagCTCTTCAAGGTATGGCTCTTCCCCAGATGGATTTCAGTAGCACTGGTCCCCAGAGTATTTCAGCAGTTAGCATTCCACAGAGTATTTCTCAGTCACAGATCACGCAAGTACAATTACAGTCTCAAGAACTGAGCTATCCTCAAAAGCAAGGTCTTCAGCCAGTACCTCTACAGGCCACTATCAGCGCTGCAACTGGTATCCAGCCGTCACCTGTTAGTGTGGTTGGTGTAACTTCAGCTTTAGGTCAGCAGCCTTCCATTTCCAGTCTGGCTCAACCCCAACTACCGTATTCTCAGACGGTTCCTCCAGTGCAAGCTCCCCTTCCAGGAGCACCACCCCAACAGTTACAGTATGGACAACAGCAGCCGACTGTCTCTACCCAGATGGTCCCAGGCCATGGTAAATCCGTGGCTCAGAATCCAGAGTATGTGCAGCAGCAGCCGATTCTTCAAACAGCAGTGTCCTCCGGACAGCCCAGTTCTGCAGGAGTGGGAGCAGGAGCGACAGCGATTCCTACGGCTCAGCCACAGAGTATCCAGCTGCCAGTGCAGCCCTCGGCAATCCAAGCACAACCTGCAGGGGCATCTGGCCAGCCTGTTGGCCAGGCTCAAACAGCAGTATCTGTTGTACCTACTGGCAGTCAAATTGCAAATATCGGTCAACAAGCAAACATACCTACTGCAGTGCAGCAGCCCTCTACCCAAGTCACACCTTCGGTTATTCAGCAAGGTGCTCCTCCATCTTCACAAATAGTTCCACCTGCTCAAACTGCGATTATTCATCAGGGAGTTCAAACTAGTGCGTCAAGCCTTCCTCAACAATTGGTCATTGCACCCCAGAGTACCTTGTTAACTGTGCCTCCCCAGCCACAAGGAGTAGAATCGGTAGCTCAAGTTGTTTCGCAGCCGTTGCCTGCAGTTAGTCCTTTGCCCTCTGCTAGTAGTATTTCTGTTACAAGTCAGGTTAGTTCAACTGGTCCTTCTGGAATGCCTTCTGCCCCAACAAACTTGGTTCCACCACAGAATATAGCACAAACCCCTGCCACTCAAAATGGTAATTTGGTTCAAAGTGTTAGTCAACCTCCCTTGATAGCCAGTAACATAAATCTGCCTTTGGCACAACAGATACCACTAAGTTCTACTCAGTTCACTGCACAATCATTAGCTCAGGCAATTGGAAGCCAAATTGAAGATGCCAGGCGCCCAGCGGAACCCTCCTTAGTTGGCTTACCTCAGACTATCAGTGGTGACAGTGGGGGAATGTCAGCAGTTTCAGATGGGAGTAGCAGCAGCCTAGCAGCCCCTGCTTCTCTTTTCCCGTTGAAGGTGCTACCGCTGACGACACCCCTGGTGGATGGCGAGGATGAGAG